CGCACCGATTGCGGCCGTTGCCGGTGCGGCCGACATCATGGGCCAGGGCTTCTTTGGCACGAACCTTGGCGCATTCGCAAGCAATCGACTGACCCGCCGGCTGAGCAACTCCGTCACCTACGTGACGCCGCGCTTCAACGGGCTGAGGGCAAGCATCGCCGCGAGCCCCAGCGAGGGCGCCAGCGGCGCAACCCGAGTGTTGGGCAGCGCCGTCGAGTTCAATGCCGGACGTCTGTACGCCGGCGGTGGATATCACGACGTCGAGCGTCTCAACGGGCTCAAAGACAAGGAGTACGCGCTGGGCTTTGGCTACGGCATCGGTGATGTCGATGTAAAGGGCAATTACCTGGTCGCCGACCCCAGTGGTGCCGGCAACAAGTTCGAGCAGTTCAACATCGGCGCTTCGATCGGGCTGGGCAAGGGGCGCCTGTTCGGCAACGTCCAGTCCAACCGATTGGAGGGGGGCGCAAAGGGGACGGCGCTTGCCGCGACCTACTCCTACGAGTTGTCGCGGCGCACCAATGTCTACGCCTCCTACGCGCGGCTGAGCAATAACGCCAGCGGTCGCTTTGGGCTTAACTCGTCGAGCACCAGCGTGACCCCAGCCGCCAGCGCGCCCGGCGCCGATCCGTCGGTGATGGCGCTCGGCGTTCGCCATCGGTTCTGATCGGGCTTGCGACACAGTCCGCTCACAACAAGCGAGGCACAACAGCGAGCCTCGCTACCCAGCCAACTGAGCGTTGCCCATCAGCGCTCATGAGGGGGACCCGGTATGTATCTGCTCCAGCGCCCGATGGGCCTGGGGCAGGTACATGCCGACCTGTGTGCGCCCCGCATCGGAATACGCGAAGGTTCGACCCCCATGCATGCTTGCAATCGCATCGACGATAGCCAGACCGAGCCCGTGGTTGACGTCGCTTCGGGAGCGGGCGTGGTCAGCTCGGTAGAAGCGTTCAAAGATCCGGCGTAGCTCGGCCGCCGAAATGACTGGACCCTGGTTCTCTACCGCAACCGCCCACTCGTCGCTGCCGGCGGTCTCAATCCGGATGTAGATGCTTGAGCCGCCCTCGGCGTAGCGGGTTGCATTGCTGAGGAGGTTGGACAAGGCGCGTCGCATCAGGCCCGTATCCAGCACGATCTGTGCATCGCCGATGACCACAACCTGAACGCCGGCTTCTTGCAGAGCAGCGTCGTGAAAGTCAACCACCTCTAGTGCAATCTGCCGCAGCGATACGGCTGCACCTTGGCGAATCCGCCCGCCCTGGTCGGCCTTGGCCAGAAACAGCATGTCTCGGACGATGCCAGCCATGCGATCCAAGTCTTCCAAGTTGCGGGCCAGGATCTCGCGCAGCTCGTCAATGCTGCGCGTGCGCTGCAGCCCGAGCTGACAGCTGCCGATGAGCACCGACAGCGGCGTGTTGAGTTCATGTGCCACATCGGCATTGAAGGCCTCCAGTTGCCGATAGGCCCTGTCCAGCCGATCCAAAAGTTCGTTGAACTGCGCAATGACAGGTTGCAGTTCTTCGGGCTGCAGCGAGCCGTCCAGACGCATGTCCAAGCGGTCGGCTCGCAGATGCCGCAACTGCTGCACCAGCCCGTGCAAGGGCGCCATGGCCTGACGAACCATCCACGAACTGCCGGCAGAAACGATCACCGCGCCAGCCAGCGCGCAAACGCCCAGAATCCAAGCCAAGCGTCTCAGCAACTCCGCATCGCTGGCGGTATCCATGTACAGGGTCGCGGCGCTGGGGCCGGTGCCAAAGCCCTCCCCACTGACCACGAACTCAAGCCGCTTAGCTTGACGGTAGTCAGGCTCTGGCTGCATCCCTGCCGACAAAAATCGGCCATCAGCGAGTTTCAGCACCAAGCCCATTTCCTCGTGGCCGATCAGAAAGTCTTTGAGCATGTGCTCAAGCGCCGGCTTGTCGGCATTGGCGGACGTCTTGGCTAGCAGGTGGCGCACCATGGCCTTCTTTTCCACTAGGGTGGCGTCCTGTCGGTCCGACAAGGTCAACGAGGTGGCGACGTAGACGAGCGCACAGACCAGACCGAGGATGGCGAATGCCTGGATGGCCAGTCCTAGGCTCAGGCTTCTTGAAAGCGATTGACCCTGTGCCGCGATGGCTGCGCTCATGGTTCGCGCGCCTCCAGCACATAGCCCATCCCCCGCGCGGTATGCAGCAGCGGCCGATCAAAAGGTACGTCCAGCTTGCCGCGCAGTCGTCGAACGGCAACCTCAACGACGTTGGTTTCGCTGTCGAAGTTCATATCCCAAACCAGAGAGGCAATCTCGGTCCGGCTCAGAACCTCGCCCTGACGTCGCATCAGCAGGGTAAGGAGGTTGAACTCCTTGGCCGTCAGCTCGATGCGTCGTCCCTGGCGCACGACCTTTCGCCTCAACAGATCCAGCTCTAGATCGGCGAGCTTGAGGGTCGTCCCGGCGCCGACATGCGCTTCCTCGGCATGTGGGCGCCTGCGCAGCAGCGCCTGAATGCGTGCCAGGAGCTCGGGAAACGCGAAGGGCTTGAGCAAGTAGTCGTCTGCACCAGCCTGCAAGCCGGTGACACGATCATCGACATCGGCACGCGCCGTCAGCATCAGCACCGGCGTGTGATGGGTGCCGCGAAAAGCCTTGAGGAAGGCGATGCCGTCGATGCCGGGCAGCATGCGGTCCAGCACGACCAGGTCGTGAGCGTTCGTCGTAGCCGCATGCAGGCCGTCGACGCCGTTGTGAGCGATCTCCACCGTGTAACCTGCCTCGGTCAGGCCCTGCCGGATGTAGTTCGCCAGCCTCCGCTCGTCTTCAACTACCAGGATCTTCATGTTGGCGGCGGGATGCGGACATCGCGTTGTGCCACCGTTTTGTCAAGCATCGCGAGCCAGTTCGCAGCTATTGACGTTGAGCAGCACCTTGGACTGCGGCTCAGGGGCCTGCTTCGCCGGCATCGGGATGTACTTCCAGCGGGTCTGACCACTGGCACGGTAACTCACTGACACGTACTTGTCGCCAGGTCCCGCGCGTTTGCCACAGGCCGGGCGCTGGTACCAGCGCAACTCATCGTTGATGCTGCTGACCACACCCTTGCGCCAGCCGTCTTCCCAGGTGCGTCCGCCACTAAACGGTCGGCTGCTTGCGCAGCCTGCTAGCGTGATGACCGCCATGAGGGCGGCGAAGGAACTGGTAAGGCGCATGACGGGCTCCTCAAAGAAGGGGGCCGGAGCCCCCGTCAACTCACTTCAGCGTGAAGCGGACATTGGCCGGCTTCTTGCCGGCCAGGGTTACGGTGGCGACCAGCTTGGTGCCAGGACCGAGCTTGAACGGACCTTCGGCTTCCAACCTGTCATCGCCGGCTGGCTTCAACACGGCCTCGGTCTTGTCTTTGCCGCTGAGCAGCGTCAGCTTGCCGCTGGCGCCTGCCGTCTTGGCCGCCTTGCCGTGATCGCGCACGTGCAAGACGATGCGCTCGGGCTTGGCCACCAGCTCCCAGTCCATGTCGCTGGCTTCCATCACGATGCCGCCATGCAGCGGCTTGTGCTCATGGGCTTCGCCGTGGGCCCAAGTGCTGCTGGCCAGAATCAGAGCTGCGACAGCGGTGAGGGTCTTCATGTTCTTCATGCGAGTTCCTTTCGGGGTTAGGGAAAGCGGTGGGTCAGAAAGCGTCGGCATGGCGGTCGTTCATCAGTCGCTCGATGTCGCGGCGCCCGAACAACCAGACCATGGCCGGGGTAAGGAAGGTGTCCAGCAGGGTCGAGCTGATCAGGCCGGCAAAGATCACCACGGCCACCGGATGCAGAATTTCCGTCCCCGGGCGCTCGGCCTCGAAGAGCAGCGGCGCCAGCGCAAAAGCCGTTACCAGGGCGGTCATCAGCACAGGGCTGAGGCGTTCCAGCGAGCCGCGCAGCAGCATCTTGTGGTCGAAGGATTCGCCCTCGAAGCGCATCAGATTGATGTAATGACTGACCTTGAGGATGCCGTTGCGCACCGAGATACCGGCCAGGGTGATGAAGCCCACCAAGGCGGCAACCGATAGCGGCTGCCCGGCGAGTGCAAGACCCAGCACCGCACCGACCAAGGCCAGCGGGATGTTGGCCATGATCAGGAGCGCCAAGCGTGTGCTCTGGTAGCGGCTGAACAGCACGACGAACATCAGCAGGGCGGACACGATGGATAGCAGGCCGACCAAGCGAGAGGCCTCCTCCTGCGCCTGGAACTGCCCGCCGAGGGTGACGAAGTAGCCCTCGGGCATCTTGGTGTCGGCAACGACCGCACGGATGTCCGCGACGATCTCTGACAGCGCTCGTCCTTGGGCGTTTGCCGACAACACGATGCGCCGCTTTCCGTCGTCGCGGCTGACCTGGTTAGGGCCGTCGCCTTCTTCGATCTGCGCCAGCTTGGACAGCGGCACCGCACCCTTGGGTGTCTCGATGAGCACCTTGGAGAGCCCGTCGGCCGAGCGTGCCGATTCCGGCAGGCGCATCACCAGCGCGAAGCGCCTGCCGCCTTCGACGATCTGGGTGATCTTCTCGCCCTCGACCAGGGACTGAAGGGTCTGTAGCAGCTGCGGTGCCGGCAGGCCATAGGCGGCCGCGGCGTCGTAGTCGACCAGCACCTTGATTTGCGGCGCCAGCACCTGCTTCTCGATCTCCAGGTCGGCGACGCCCGGAATGGCCGCCAGCTTGCTACGCAGCAAGTCGGCCTGACCGCGCAGGGTGTCGAGGTCCTCGCCGAAGATCTTGATCGCGATCTGCGAGCGAACACCGGAGAGCATGTGGTCGATTCGATGCGAGATCGGCTGG
Above is a window of Inhella inkyongensis DNA encoding:
- a CDS encoding heavy metal sensor histidine kinase produces the protein MSAAIAAQGQSLSRSLSLGLAIQAFAILGLVCALVYVATSLTLSDRQDATLVEKKAMVRHLLAKTSANADKPALEHMLKDFLIGHEEMGLVLKLADGRFLSAGMQPEPDYRQAKRLEFVVSGEGFGTGPSAATLYMDTASDAELLRRLAWILGVCALAGAVIVSAGSSWMVRQAMAPLHGLVQQLRHLRADRLDMRLDGSLQPEELQPVIAQFNELLDRLDRAYRQLEAFNADVAHELNTPLSVLIGSCQLGLQRTRSIDELREILARNLEDLDRMAGIVRDMLFLAKADQGGRIRQGAAVSLRQIALEVVDFHDAALQEAGVQVVVIGDAQIVLDTGLMRRALSNLLSNATRYAEGGSSIYIRIETAGSDEWAVAVENQGPVISAAELRRIFERFYRADHARSRSDVNHGLGLAIVDAIASMHGGRTFAYSDAGRTQVGMYLPQAHRALEQIHTGSPS
- a CDS encoding heavy metal response regulator transcription factor; the encoded protein is MKILVVEDERRLANYIRQGLTEAGYTVEIAHNGVDGLHAATTNAHDLVVLDRMLPGIDGIAFLKAFRGTHHTPVLMLTARADVDDRVTGLQAGADDYLLKPFAFPELLARIQALLRRRPHAEEAHVGAGTTLKLADLELDLLRRKVVRQGRRIELTAKEFNLLTLLMRRQGEVLSRTEIASLVWDMNFDSETNVVEVAVRRLRGKLDVPFDRPLLHTARGMGYVLEAREP
- a CDS encoding porin, encoding MTKRWLVACPLLVALPFGAQAQSSVTLYGIVDAAVALEDTGEPGRGSRKVLNSGNQSSSRLGFRGSEDLGAGLKAVFNLESGVSLDTGAADSAFFGRRAVVGLEGGFGALMLGREYAPIAAVAGAADIMGQGFFGTNLGAFASNRLTRRLSNSVTYVTPRFNGLRASIAASPSEGASGATRVLGSAVEFNAGRLYAGGGYHDVERLNGLKDKEYALGFGYGIGDVDVKGNYLVADPSGAGNKFEQFNIGASIGLGKGRLFGNVQSNRLEGGAKGTALAATYSYELSRRTNVYASYARLSNNASGRFGLNSSSTSVTPAASAPGADPSVMALGVRHRF